One Spea bombifrons isolate aSpeBom1 chromosome 1, aSpeBom1.2.pri, whole genome shotgun sequence DNA window includes the following coding sequences:
- the GIT2 gene encoding ARF GTPase-activating protein GIT2 isoform X1, translating to MSKRLRSPEVCADCSVQDPRWASINRGVLICDECCSVHRSLGRHISQVRHLKHTPWPPTLLQMVQTLYSNGANSIWEHSLLDPASIMSGKRKANPQDKVHPNKAEFIRAKYQMLAFVHRLPCRDDDTAKDLSKQLHSSVRTGNLETCLRLLSLGAQANFFNPEKGSTPLHVAAKAGQILQAELLTVYGADPGTPDSAGKTPIDYARQGGHHELADRLVEIQHELTDRLAFYLCGRKPDHKNGQHFIIPQMADSSLDLSELAKAAKKKLQSLSNHLFEELAMDVYDEVDRRETDAVWLATQNHSTLVTETTVVPFLPVNPEYSSTRNQGRQKLARFNAHEFATLVIDILSDAKRRQQGNAIPTPKENVELVLKSISNQNSGESQDNDQPDYDSVASDEEAELEPALNKTGREKSLEADLSDGGVTVQEFLDVKNALVASEAKIQQLMKVNNNLSDELRVMQKKLQTLQYENTNLRRQATTNLYQAPAGSEYTDLSNPAALKRRPSARGSRPMSMYETGSVQKPYLPIGEVSYPEENISRLQPFPQHMVRSAFVTSSSSLPSFPSTLSWSRDESTRRGSKVEKQSSVPESDYDNTIHDAELDDTSSSRKIRQRSMAWQGEGSIPESGDPDVEASCVLPSTEDVIRKTEQITKNIQELLRAAQENKHDRPTEREGVRKLRHSLGCFRPLVPWAEKAPLQPLTLQQSDSTACYIPCSERIHVAVTEMAALFPKKPKSDMVRTSLRLLTSSAYRLQSECKKTLPVESSPVTDVQLVTQQVIQCAYDIAKAAKQLVTITTKENTN from the exons aTCCTCGCTGGGCATCCATTAACAGAGGAGTGCTGATCTGTGATGAATGTTGCAGTGTCCACCGGAGTCTGGGTCGTCATATCTCACAAGTGAGGCATCTTAAACATACACCGTGGCCTCCCACTCTTTTACAG ATGGTTCAAACACTGTATAGCAATGGTGCAAATTCCATATGGGAACATTCTTTGCTTGACCCTGCATCCATAATGAGCGGAAAACGTAAAGCCAACCCCCAGGATAAAGTACA TCCTAACAAAGCAGAATTTATAAGAGCCAAGTATCAAATGCTGGCATTTGTGCATCGCTTGCCATGTCGTGATGATGATACAGCCAAAGACCTTAGTAAG CAACTTCATTCAAGTGTGAGAACCGGGAATTTGGAAACATGTCTCAGGTTGTTATCCTTAGGGGCACAGGCCAATTTCTTTAACCCA GAAAAAGGAAGTACACCTCTCCATGTTGCAGCTAAAGCAGGGCAGATCTTACAGGCTGAACTTCTCACGGTGTACGGGGCAGATCCAGGCACCCCAGATTCTGCTGGAAAAACACCCATTGACTATGCAAG GCAAGGAGGCCACCATGAGTTGGCAGATCGACTTGTGGAAATACAGCATGAATTGACAGACAGGCTAGCGTTTTATTTATGTGGCAGGAAACCAG ATCACAAAAATGGACAACACTTCATCATACCACAAATGGCAGACAG TAGTCTAGACTTATCAGAACTGGccaaagcagcaaagaaaaaacttCAGTCT CTCAGTAATCACTTATTTGAAGAATTGGCTATGGATGTTTATGATGAGGTTGACAGACGGGAAACGGATGCTG TCTGGTTGGCCACTCAGAACCACAGCACTCTCGTGACAGAGACCACAGTTGTTCCTTTCCTTCCTGTAAATCCAGAATATTCGTCTACACGTAACCAG ggAAGACAAAAATTAGCACGTTTCAATGCACATGAATTTGCCACCTTGGTAATAGACATTTTAAGTGATGCCAAAAGAAGACAGCAGGGAAATGCCATTCCCACACCCAAAG AAAATGTGGAGTTAGTATTGAAAAGTATTAGCAATCAAAATAGCGGTGAGAGCCAAGATAATGATCAACCAGATTATGACAGTGTCGCTTCAGATGAAGAAGCCGAGTTGGAACCAGCGCTAAATAAAACCGGTAGAGAAAAG AGTTTGGAAGCAGACTTGTCAGATGGCGGAGTCACGGTACAAGAGTTTCTCGACGTAAAAAATGCTCTGGTTGCCTCAGAAGCAAAAATACAACAACTAATGAAAGTTAACAACAACTTGAGTGATGAGCTTCGAGTAATGCAGAAAAAG CTTCAAACGCTGCAGTATGAGAACACGAACCTCAGGAGGCAGGCCACAACTAATCTCTATCAGGCGCCGGCTGGGTCCGAATACACAGACCTCTCCAACCCAGCTGCCTTGAAGAGGCGTCCTTCTGCAAGAGGCAGCAGGCCCATGTCTATGTATGAGACTGGATCGGTTCAGAAACCCTACCTCCCAATAGGAGAAGTTTCTTATCCAGAGGAGAATATTAGCAGACTGCAGCCTTTCCCACAACAC ATGGTGAGGAGTGCATTTGTGACCTCCTCTTCGTCCCTGCCTTCCTTCCCCTCCACGCTTTCCTGGTCAAGAGACGAAAGCACTCGAAGG GGATCAAAAGTAGAAAAGCAGAGCAGCGTCCCAGAAAGCGATTATGATAATACCATTCATGATGCTGAACTAGATGATACAAG CTCAAGCAGGAAGATAAGGCAGAGAAGCATGGCATGGCAAGGAGAAGGCTCCATCCCCGAAAGTGGTGACCCCGATGTAGAAGCCAGCTGTGTGCTACCCAGTACAGAAGACGTCATCAGGAAAACCGAGCAGATAACAAAAAACATCCAGGAGCTCCTGAGGGCTGCCCAGGAAAACAAGCATGACAG ACCCACTGAGCGTGAGGGGGTGCGTAAGCTGAGGCATAGCCTTGGCTGTTTTAGGCCACTGGTTCCCTGGGCAGAGAAAGCCCCCCTGCAGCCACTGACACTCCAGCAGTCTGACTCTACCGCCTG CTACATACCATGCTCAGAAAGAATACATGTTGCAGTGACCGAAATGGCAGCTCTGTTTCCAAAG AAACCGAAATCGGACATGGTGAGGACATCCCTACGGCTGCTCACGTCCAGCGCTTACCGGCTCCAGTCAGAGTGCAAGAAGACCCTTCCTGTAGAATCCAGCCCCGTGACTGACGTCCAGCTGGTGACGCAACAAGTGATTCAGTGCGCCTACGATATCGCCAAGGCAGCGAAACAGCTCGTCACCATTACAACCAAAGAGAATACAAACTGA
- the GIT2 gene encoding ARF GTPase-activating protein GIT2 isoform X2, which produces MSKRLRSPEVCADCSVQDPRWASINRGVLICDECCSVHRSLGRHISQVRHLKHTPWPPTLLQMVQTLYSNGANSIWEHSLLDPASIMSGKRKANPQDKVHPNKAEFIRAKYQMLAFVHRLPCRDDDTAKDLSKQLHSSVRTGNLETCLRLLSLGAQANFFNPEKGSTPLHVAAKAGQILQAELLTVYGADPGTPDSAGKTPIDYARQGGHHELADRLVEIQHELTDRLAFYLCGRKPDHKNGQHFIIPQMADSSLDLSELAKAAKKKLQSLSNHLFEELAMDVYDEVDRRETDAVWLATQNHSTLVTETTVVPFLPVNPEYSSTRNQGRQKLARFNAHEFATLVIDILSDAKRRQQGNAIPTPKENVELVLKSISNQNSGESQDNDQPDYDSVASDEEAELEPALNKTGREKSLEADLSDGGVTVQEFLDVKNALVASEAKIQQLMKVNNNLSDELRVMQKKLQTLQYENTNLRRQATTNLYQAPAGSEYTDLSNPAALKRRPSARGSRPMSMYETGSVQKPYLPIGEVSYPEENISRLQPFPQHGSKVEKQSSVPESDYDNTIHDAELDDTSSSRKIRQRSMAWQGEGSIPESGDPDVEASCVLPSTEDVIRKTEQITKNIQELLRAAQENKHDRPTEREGVRKLRHSLGCFRPLVPWAEKAPLQPLTLQQSDSTACYIPCSERIHVAVTEMAALFPKKPKSDMVRTSLRLLTSSAYRLQSECKKTLPVESSPVTDVQLVTQQVIQCAYDIAKAAKQLVTITTKENTN; this is translated from the exons aTCCTCGCTGGGCATCCATTAACAGAGGAGTGCTGATCTGTGATGAATGTTGCAGTGTCCACCGGAGTCTGGGTCGTCATATCTCACAAGTGAGGCATCTTAAACATACACCGTGGCCTCCCACTCTTTTACAG ATGGTTCAAACACTGTATAGCAATGGTGCAAATTCCATATGGGAACATTCTTTGCTTGACCCTGCATCCATAATGAGCGGAAAACGTAAAGCCAACCCCCAGGATAAAGTACA TCCTAACAAAGCAGAATTTATAAGAGCCAAGTATCAAATGCTGGCATTTGTGCATCGCTTGCCATGTCGTGATGATGATACAGCCAAAGACCTTAGTAAG CAACTTCATTCAAGTGTGAGAACCGGGAATTTGGAAACATGTCTCAGGTTGTTATCCTTAGGGGCACAGGCCAATTTCTTTAACCCA GAAAAAGGAAGTACACCTCTCCATGTTGCAGCTAAAGCAGGGCAGATCTTACAGGCTGAACTTCTCACGGTGTACGGGGCAGATCCAGGCACCCCAGATTCTGCTGGAAAAACACCCATTGACTATGCAAG GCAAGGAGGCCACCATGAGTTGGCAGATCGACTTGTGGAAATACAGCATGAATTGACAGACAGGCTAGCGTTTTATTTATGTGGCAGGAAACCAG ATCACAAAAATGGACAACACTTCATCATACCACAAATGGCAGACAG TAGTCTAGACTTATCAGAACTGGccaaagcagcaaagaaaaaacttCAGTCT CTCAGTAATCACTTATTTGAAGAATTGGCTATGGATGTTTATGATGAGGTTGACAGACGGGAAACGGATGCTG TCTGGTTGGCCACTCAGAACCACAGCACTCTCGTGACAGAGACCACAGTTGTTCCTTTCCTTCCTGTAAATCCAGAATATTCGTCTACACGTAACCAG ggAAGACAAAAATTAGCACGTTTCAATGCACATGAATTTGCCACCTTGGTAATAGACATTTTAAGTGATGCCAAAAGAAGACAGCAGGGAAATGCCATTCCCACACCCAAAG AAAATGTGGAGTTAGTATTGAAAAGTATTAGCAATCAAAATAGCGGTGAGAGCCAAGATAATGATCAACCAGATTATGACAGTGTCGCTTCAGATGAAGAAGCCGAGTTGGAACCAGCGCTAAATAAAACCGGTAGAGAAAAG AGTTTGGAAGCAGACTTGTCAGATGGCGGAGTCACGGTACAAGAGTTTCTCGACGTAAAAAATGCTCTGGTTGCCTCAGAAGCAAAAATACAACAACTAATGAAAGTTAACAACAACTTGAGTGATGAGCTTCGAGTAATGCAGAAAAAG CTTCAAACGCTGCAGTATGAGAACACGAACCTCAGGAGGCAGGCCACAACTAATCTCTATCAGGCGCCGGCTGGGTCCGAATACACAGACCTCTCCAACCCAGCTGCCTTGAAGAGGCGTCCTTCTGCAAGAGGCAGCAGGCCCATGTCTATGTATGAGACTGGATCGGTTCAGAAACCCTACCTCCCAATAGGAGAAGTTTCTTATCCAGAGGAGAATATTAGCAGACTGCAGCCTTTCCCACAACAC GGATCAAAAGTAGAAAAGCAGAGCAGCGTCCCAGAAAGCGATTATGATAATACCATTCATGATGCTGAACTAGATGATACAAG CTCAAGCAGGAAGATAAGGCAGAGAAGCATGGCATGGCAAGGAGAAGGCTCCATCCCCGAAAGTGGTGACCCCGATGTAGAAGCCAGCTGTGTGCTACCCAGTACAGAAGACGTCATCAGGAAAACCGAGCAGATAACAAAAAACATCCAGGAGCTCCTGAGGGCTGCCCAGGAAAACAAGCATGACAG ACCCACTGAGCGTGAGGGGGTGCGTAAGCTGAGGCATAGCCTTGGCTGTTTTAGGCCACTGGTTCCCTGGGCAGAGAAAGCCCCCCTGCAGCCACTGACACTCCAGCAGTCTGACTCTACCGCCTG CTACATACCATGCTCAGAAAGAATACATGTTGCAGTGACCGAAATGGCAGCTCTGTTTCCAAAG AAACCGAAATCGGACATGGTGAGGACATCCCTACGGCTGCTCACGTCCAGCGCTTACCGGCTCCAGTCAGAGTGCAAGAAGACCCTTCCTGTAGAATCCAGCCCCGTGACTGACGTCCAGCTGGTGACGCAACAAGTGATTCAGTGCGCCTACGATATCGCCAAGGCAGCGAAACAGCTCGTCACCATTACAACCAAAGAGAATACAAACTGA
- the GIT2 gene encoding ARF GTPase-activating protein GIT2 isoform X6 translates to MSKRLRSPEVCADCSVQDPRWASINRGVLICDECCSVHRSLGRHISQVRHLKHTPWPPTLLQMVQTLYSNGANSIWEHSLLDPASIMSGKRKANPQDKVHPNKAEFIRAKYQMLAFVHRLPCRDDDTAKDLSKQLHSSVRTGNLETCLRLLSLGAQANFFNPEKGSTPLHVAAKAGQILQAELLTVYGADPGTPDSAGKTPIDYARQGGHHELADRLVEIQHELTDRLAFYLCGRKPDHKNGQHFIIPQMADSSLDLSELAKAAKKKLQSLSNHLFEELAMDVYDEVDRRETDAVWLATQNHSTLVTETTVVPFLPVNPEYSSTRNQGRQKLARFNAHEFATLVIDILSDAKRRQQGNAIPTPKENVELVLKSISNQNSGESQDNDQPDYDSVASDEEAELEPALNKTGREKSLEADLSDGGVTVQEFLDVKNALVASEAKIQQLMKVNNNLSDELRVMQKKGSKVEKQSSVPESDYDNTIHDAELDDTSSSRKIRQRSMAWQGEGSIPESGDPDVEASCVLPSTEDVIRKTEQITKNIQELLRAAQENKHDRPTEREGVRKLRHSLGCFRPLVPWAEKAPLQPLTLQQSDSTACYIPCSERIHVAVTEMAALFPKKPKSDMVRTSLRLLTSSAYRLQSECKKTLPVESSPVTDVQLVTQQVIQCAYDIAKAAKQLVTITTKENTN, encoded by the exons aTCCTCGCTGGGCATCCATTAACAGAGGAGTGCTGATCTGTGATGAATGTTGCAGTGTCCACCGGAGTCTGGGTCGTCATATCTCACAAGTGAGGCATCTTAAACATACACCGTGGCCTCCCACTCTTTTACAG ATGGTTCAAACACTGTATAGCAATGGTGCAAATTCCATATGGGAACATTCTTTGCTTGACCCTGCATCCATAATGAGCGGAAAACGTAAAGCCAACCCCCAGGATAAAGTACA TCCTAACAAAGCAGAATTTATAAGAGCCAAGTATCAAATGCTGGCATTTGTGCATCGCTTGCCATGTCGTGATGATGATACAGCCAAAGACCTTAGTAAG CAACTTCATTCAAGTGTGAGAACCGGGAATTTGGAAACATGTCTCAGGTTGTTATCCTTAGGGGCACAGGCCAATTTCTTTAACCCA GAAAAAGGAAGTACACCTCTCCATGTTGCAGCTAAAGCAGGGCAGATCTTACAGGCTGAACTTCTCACGGTGTACGGGGCAGATCCAGGCACCCCAGATTCTGCTGGAAAAACACCCATTGACTATGCAAG GCAAGGAGGCCACCATGAGTTGGCAGATCGACTTGTGGAAATACAGCATGAATTGACAGACAGGCTAGCGTTTTATTTATGTGGCAGGAAACCAG ATCACAAAAATGGACAACACTTCATCATACCACAAATGGCAGACAG TAGTCTAGACTTATCAGAACTGGccaaagcagcaaagaaaaaacttCAGTCT CTCAGTAATCACTTATTTGAAGAATTGGCTATGGATGTTTATGATGAGGTTGACAGACGGGAAACGGATGCTG TCTGGTTGGCCACTCAGAACCACAGCACTCTCGTGACAGAGACCACAGTTGTTCCTTTCCTTCCTGTAAATCCAGAATATTCGTCTACACGTAACCAG ggAAGACAAAAATTAGCACGTTTCAATGCACATGAATTTGCCACCTTGGTAATAGACATTTTAAGTGATGCCAAAAGAAGACAGCAGGGAAATGCCATTCCCACACCCAAAG AAAATGTGGAGTTAGTATTGAAAAGTATTAGCAATCAAAATAGCGGTGAGAGCCAAGATAATGATCAACCAGATTATGACAGTGTCGCTTCAGATGAAGAAGCCGAGTTGGAACCAGCGCTAAATAAAACCGGTAGAGAAAAG AGTTTGGAAGCAGACTTGTCAGATGGCGGAGTCACGGTACAAGAGTTTCTCGACGTAAAAAATGCTCTGGTTGCCTCAGAAGCAAAAATACAACAACTAATGAAAGTTAACAACAACTTGAGTGATGAGCTTCGAGTAATGCAGAAAAAG GGATCAAAAGTAGAAAAGCAGAGCAGCGTCCCAGAAAGCGATTATGATAATACCATTCATGATGCTGAACTAGATGATACAAG CTCAAGCAGGAAGATAAGGCAGAGAAGCATGGCATGGCAAGGAGAAGGCTCCATCCCCGAAAGTGGTGACCCCGATGTAGAAGCCAGCTGTGTGCTACCCAGTACAGAAGACGTCATCAGGAAAACCGAGCAGATAACAAAAAACATCCAGGAGCTCCTGAGGGCTGCCCAGGAAAACAAGCATGACAG ACCCACTGAGCGTGAGGGGGTGCGTAAGCTGAGGCATAGCCTTGGCTGTTTTAGGCCACTGGTTCCCTGGGCAGAGAAAGCCCCCCTGCAGCCACTGACACTCCAGCAGTCTGACTCTACCGCCTG CTACATACCATGCTCAGAAAGAATACATGTTGCAGTGACCGAAATGGCAGCTCTGTTTCCAAAG AAACCGAAATCGGACATGGTGAGGACATCCCTACGGCTGCTCACGTCCAGCGCTTACCGGCTCCAGTCAGAGTGCAAGAAGACCCTTCCTGTAGAATCCAGCCCCGTGACTGACGTCCAGCTGGTGACGCAACAAGTGATTCAGTGCGCCTACGATATCGCCAAGGCAGCGAAACAGCTCGTCACCATTACAACCAAAGAGAATACAAACTGA
- the GIT2 gene encoding ARF GTPase-activating protein GIT2 isoform X5: MSKRLRSPEVCADCSVQDPRWASINRGVLICDECCSVHRSLGRHISQVRHLKHTPWPPTLLQMVQTLYSNGANSIWEHSLLDPASIMSGKRKANPQDKVHPNKAEFIRAKYQMLAFVHRLPCRDDDTAKDLSKQLHSSVRTGNLETCLRLLSLGAQANFFNPEKGSTPLHVAAKAGQILQAELLTVYGADPGTPDSAGKTPIDYARQGGHHELADRLVEIQHELTDRLAFYLCGRKPDHKNGQHFIIPQMADSSLDLSELAKAAKKKLQSLSNHLFEELAMDVYDEVDRRETDAVWLATQNHSTLVTETTVVPFLPVNPEYSSTRNQGRQKLARFNAHEFATLVIDILSDAKRRQQGNAIPTPKENVELVLKSISNQNSGESQDNDQPDYDSVASDEEAELEPALNKTGREKSLEADLSDGGVTVQEFLDVKNALVASEAKIQQLMKVNNNLSDELRVMQKKLQTLQYENTNLRRQATTNLYQAPAGSEYTDLSNPAALKRRPSARGSRPMSMYETGSVQKPYLPIGEVSYPEENISRLQPFPQHGSKVEKQSSVPESDYDNTIHDAELDDTSSSRKIRQRSMAWQGEGSIPESGDPDVEASCVLPSTEDVIRKTEQITKNIQELLRAAQENKHDSYIPCSERIHVAVTEMAALFPKKPKSDMVRTSLRLLTSSAYRLQSECKKTLPVESSPVTDVQLVTQQVIQCAYDIAKAAKQLVTITTKENTN; encoded by the exons aTCCTCGCTGGGCATCCATTAACAGAGGAGTGCTGATCTGTGATGAATGTTGCAGTGTCCACCGGAGTCTGGGTCGTCATATCTCACAAGTGAGGCATCTTAAACATACACCGTGGCCTCCCACTCTTTTACAG ATGGTTCAAACACTGTATAGCAATGGTGCAAATTCCATATGGGAACATTCTTTGCTTGACCCTGCATCCATAATGAGCGGAAAACGTAAAGCCAACCCCCAGGATAAAGTACA TCCTAACAAAGCAGAATTTATAAGAGCCAAGTATCAAATGCTGGCATTTGTGCATCGCTTGCCATGTCGTGATGATGATACAGCCAAAGACCTTAGTAAG CAACTTCATTCAAGTGTGAGAACCGGGAATTTGGAAACATGTCTCAGGTTGTTATCCTTAGGGGCACAGGCCAATTTCTTTAACCCA GAAAAAGGAAGTACACCTCTCCATGTTGCAGCTAAAGCAGGGCAGATCTTACAGGCTGAACTTCTCACGGTGTACGGGGCAGATCCAGGCACCCCAGATTCTGCTGGAAAAACACCCATTGACTATGCAAG GCAAGGAGGCCACCATGAGTTGGCAGATCGACTTGTGGAAATACAGCATGAATTGACAGACAGGCTAGCGTTTTATTTATGTGGCAGGAAACCAG ATCACAAAAATGGACAACACTTCATCATACCACAAATGGCAGACAG TAGTCTAGACTTATCAGAACTGGccaaagcagcaaagaaaaaacttCAGTCT CTCAGTAATCACTTATTTGAAGAATTGGCTATGGATGTTTATGATGAGGTTGACAGACGGGAAACGGATGCTG TCTGGTTGGCCACTCAGAACCACAGCACTCTCGTGACAGAGACCACAGTTGTTCCTTTCCTTCCTGTAAATCCAGAATATTCGTCTACACGTAACCAG ggAAGACAAAAATTAGCACGTTTCAATGCACATGAATTTGCCACCTTGGTAATAGACATTTTAAGTGATGCCAAAAGAAGACAGCAGGGAAATGCCATTCCCACACCCAAAG AAAATGTGGAGTTAGTATTGAAAAGTATTAGCAATCAAAATAGCGGTGAGAGCCAAGATAATGATCAACCAGATTATGACAGTGTCGCTTCAGATGAAGAAGCCGAGTTGGAACCAGCGCTAAATAAAACCGGTAGAGAAAAG AGTTTGGAAGCAGACTTGTCAGATGGCGGAGTCACGGTACAAGAGTTTCTCGACGTAAAAAATGCTCTGGTTGCCTCAGAAGCAAAAATACAACAACTAATGAAAGTTAACAACAACTTGAGTGATGAGCTTCGAGTAATGCAGAAAAAG CTTCAAACGCTGCAGTATGAGAACACGAACCTCAGGAGGCAGGCCACAACTAATCTCTATCAGGCGCCGGCTGGGTCCGAATACACAGACCTCTCCAACCCAGCTGCCTTGAAGAGGCGTCCTTCTGCAAGAGGCAGCAGGCCCATGTCTATGTATGAGACTGGATCGGTTCAGAAACCCTACCTCCCAATAGGAGAAGTTTCTTATCCAGAGGAGAATATTAGCAGACTGCAGCCTTTCCCACAACAC GGATCAAAAGTAGAAAAGCAGAGCAGCGTCCCAGAAAGCGATTATGATAATACCATTCATGATGCTGAACTAGATGATACAAG CTCAAGCAGGAAGATAAGGCAGAGAAGCATGGCATGGCAAGGAGAAGGCTCCATCCCCGAAAGTGGTGACCCCGATGTAGAAGCCAGCTGTGTGCTACCCAGTACAGAAGACGTCATCAGGAAAACCGAGCAGATAACAAAAAACATCCAGGAGCTCCTGAGGGCTGCCCAGGAAAACAAGCATGACAG CTACATACCATGCTCAGAAAGAATACATGTTGCAGTGACCGAAATGGCAGCTCTGTTTCCAAAG AAACCGAAATCGGACATGGTGAGGACATCCCTACGGCTGCTCACGTCCAGCGCTTACCGGCTCCAGTCAGAGTGCAAGAAGACCCTTCCTGTAGAATCCAGCCCCGTGACTGACGTCCAGCTGGTGACGCAACAAGTGATTCAGTGCGCCTACGATATCGCCAAGGCAGCGAAACAGCTCGTCACCATTACAACCAAAGAGAATACAAACTGA